A region of Phocoena phocoena chromosome 17, mPhoPho1.1, whole genome shotgun sequence DNA encodes the following proteins:
- the PEX2 gene encoding peroxisome biogenesis factor 2 — protein sequence MASRDENMKRTNRVLRISQLDALELNKALEQLVWSQFTQCFHGFKPGLLARFEPEVKAFLWLFLWRFTIYSKNATVGQSVLNIQYKNDFSPNLRYQPLSKNQKLWYAVCTIGGKWLEERCYDLFRNRHVASFRKAKQCMNLVVGLLKLGRLINFLIFLQRGKFATLTERLLGIRSVFCRPQNVREVGFEYMNRELLWHSFAEFLIFLLPLVSIQKLKAKLSSWCIPLTRAPSSDSTLATSGRQCSLCGEWPTMPHTIGCEHVFCYYCVKSSFLYDASFACPKCGTEVHSLQPLKLGIEMTEVNAL from the coding sequence ATGGCTTCCAGAGATGAGAATATGAAGCGGACAAACAGAGTGCTAAGAATAAGCCAGTTGGATGCACTTGAACTAAACAAGGCCCTGGAGCAACTCGTTTGGTCCCAGTTTACTCAGTGCTTTCATGGATTTAAGCCAGGGCTGTTAGCCCGCTTTGAACCAGAGGTGAAAGCATTCTTGTGGCTTTTCTTATGGAGATTCACCATCTACTCTAAAAATGCCACCGTGGGACAGTCAGTTTTGAATATTCAGTACAAGAACGATTTTTCCCCAAACCTGAGATACCAGCCACTGAGCAAAAATCAAAAGCTGTGGTATGCCGTCTGTACAATCGGTGGGAAGTGGTTAGAAGAACGATGCTATGATTTGTTTCGAAACCGTCACGTAGCATCCTTCAGGAAAGCCAAGCAGTGCATGAATCTCGTGGTTGGACTTTTGAAGCTGGGCAGGTTGattaatttcttgattttcctTCAAAGGGGCAAGTTCGCAACTTTGACCGAGCGTCTGCTGGGCATCCGTTCTGTGTTTTGCAGGCCCCAAAATGTCCGGGAAGTAGGCTTTGAGTATATGAATAGAGAACTCCTCTGGCACAGCTTTGCCGAGTTTCTGATTTTCCTCTTACCACTTGTCAGTATCCAGAAGTTGAAAGCCAAGCTCTCTTCATGGTGTATCCCTCTGACCAGAGCTCCAAGCAGTGACAGCACGCTGGCCACCAGCGGCAGACAGTGTTCTCTGTGTGGGGAGTGGCCCACCATGCCTCACACCATAGGCTGCGAGCATGTTTTCTGTTACTACTGTGTGAAGAGTAGCTTCTTATATGATGCGTCCTTTGCTTGTCCTAAGTGCGGCACAGAGGTCCACAGCCTGCAACCACTGAAATTAGGAATCGAGATGACAGAAGTGAATGCCCTTTAG